In Exiguobacterium sibiricum 7-3, a genomic segment contains:
- a CDS encoding carbohydrate binding domain-containing protein produces MKKWLAVALGTGLVLSYAGTGHAEKADKKDKTKWKMVWSDEFTKQQLDRTKWTYDTGNWIVDAEGNAISPGWGNNEKQYYTTKKDNSFIRDGKLVIRAKEEKTTDSLGSYDYTSAKLKTKGLFSKTYGRYEIKAKLPTGKGLWPAFWMLPEQDKYGAWASSGEIDVMEAWGSQPEKVAGTIHYGENWPNNKYTGKDYHFPDGGRIDQWHTYAVEWEPGELRWYVDGNLYQTQNDWYSKGKNTATNYSYPAPFDQNFYLVMNLAVGGWFDGEVDETTRFPAEMEVDYVRVYDLKNRDYREPVEPVYEDVTLPDGAKQPLEDGNLVYDQAYEKVIKTITDGAQVLDPTYWNYVTLPDFGGKGSVDVTEQDGTRFASVTIDQPGAQNYAHQLIQKISLAQGGRYEVSFDASSEQARTIVAKVGGGAERGYTKYSNEEVIDLTPTVKRHTFTFDMAAETDLAARLEFNLGLAKAGVKIGNVRVEQVPRGEIDETATKPALPDGNHIYNGTFDQGAMDRLTYWQFDAGQTKGTGTVDPVTRDFTFKTKAQTKKGQPATLTQRGVQLQENHQYILRFKTKAERIKQLQVKLTNADGTVSYLPTRDVPLTKSATTVEVPFTMTKATDLNSLLQFNFGTAKGEVTLDDVELMDVTPIEVDRSPLKNGSFTDGLNFWSSYVHYDAQAVVSTVNDAAKLAIASEGQEPWSVLLEQGNLQLVKGQTYQLTFKASSTVARPLEVTVENAAYTRYFSQIVELGTEAKTYQFDFTLGQDDTAGLKFLLGKAAGSPFAAHDVTIDDVKLEVK; encoded by the coding sequence ATGAAGAAATGGCTCGCAGTCGCCCTCGGAACGGGACTTGTTCTGTCATACGCCGGGACTGGTCATGCCGAGAAGGCGGACAAAAAAGATAAGACGAAATGGAAAATGGTCTGGTCGGATGAATTTACGAAACAACAGCTCGACCGGACGAAGTGGACGTATGATACGGGAAACTGGATTGTCGATGCTGAAGGGAATGCGATTTCACCGGGTTGGGGCAATAATGAAAAACAATATTATACGACCAAAAAAGACAATTCCTTTATCCGCGACGGCAAACTCGTCATCCGGGCAAAAGAAGAAAAAACGACCGACTCGCTCGGTTCGTACGACTATACATCAGCCAAACTGAAAACCAAAGGCTTATTCAGCAAGACATACGGACGTTATGAAATCAAAGCGAAACTGCCGACCGGCAAAGGGTTATGGCCGGCGTTCTGGATGTTGCCGGAGCAGGACAAATACGGGGCATGGGCCTCGTCCGGTGAAATCGATGTCATGGAAGCGTGGGGCAGTCAGCCGGAAAAGGTCGCCGGGACGATTCACTACGGCGAGAACTGGCCGAACAATAAATACACCGGTAAGGACTACCACTTCCCGGACGGCGGACGGATCGACCAATGGCATACGTATGCCGTCGAGTGGGAGCCGGGCGAACTCCGCTGGTATGTGGACGGCAACCTCTATCAAACACAAAACGACTGGTACAGCAAAGGCAAAAACACGGCCACCAACTACAGTTATCCGGCACCCTTCGACCAGAACTTTTATCTCGTGATGAACCTCGCGGTCGGCGGCTGGTTTGACGGTGAAGTCGACGAAACGACGAGGTTCCCGGCCGAGATGGAAGTCGATTATGTCCGGGTCTATGATCTGAAGAACCGCGATTACCGTGAACCGGTCGAGCCGGTCTATGAAGACGTGACGTTACCGGATGGGGCAAAACAACCTTTAGAAGACGGCAATCTCGTGTATGATCAAGCGTATGAAAAAGTGATCAAGACGATTACTGACGGCGCGCAAGTCCTTGACCCGACGTACTGGAACTATGTGACGTTGCCGGACTTTGGCGGCAAGGGATCGGTCGACGTGACGGAGCAGGACGGAACCCGCTTCGCCAGCGTCACGATCGACCAACCGGGTGCTCAAAACTATGCCCACCAGTTGATTCAAAAGATTTCGCTCGCCCAAGGCGGACGGTATGAAGTCAGCTTTGACGCCAGCAGTGAACAAGCACGGACAATCGTCGCGAAAGTCGGTGGCGGGGCAGAACGCGGCTACACGAAGTACTCGAACGAAGAAGTCATCGATTTGACACCAACCGTCAAACGCCATACGTTCACATTCGATATGGCAGCAGAAACGGATCTTGCGGCACGACTTGAGTTCAACCTCGGTCTGGCTAAAGCAGGGGTCAAAATTGGTAACGTCCGCGTCGAACAAGTGCCACGCGGTGAAATTGATGAAACCGCAACAAAACCAGCTTTACCGGACGGCAATCACATCTATAACGGTACGTTTGATCAAGGCGCGATGGATCGCCTGACATACTGGCAGTTTGATGCCGGTCAGACAAAAGGTACGGGAACGGTTGATCCGGTGACACGTGACTTTACATTCAAAACAAAAGCACAGACGAAAAAGGGACAACCGGCGACGCTGACGCAACGTGGTGTCCAACTGCAGGAAAACCATCAGTATATCTTACGTTTTAAAACGAAAGCCGAACGGATCAAACAACTGCAAGTCAAGTTGACGAATGCGGACGGAACGGTTTCGTATCTGCCAACGCGTGACGTGCCGTTGACGAAATCCGCAACGACAGTCGAAGTACCATTTACGATGACGAAAGCGACAGATTTAAATAGTTTACTCCAGTTCAACTTCGGAACGGCGAAAGGTGAAGTGACACTCGATGACGTCGAATTGATGGATGTCACACCGATCGAAGTCGATCGGTCACCGCTCAAAAATGGTTCGTTCACGGACGGACTGAACTTCTGGAGTTCATACGTCCATTATGACGCGCAAGCGGTCGTTTCAACGGTCAATGACGCCGCGAAACTCGCCATCGCATCAGAAGGACAGGAACCATGGAGCGTTCTGTTGGAGCAAGGTAACTTGCAGCTCGTCAAAGGGCAGACGTATCAGTTGACGTTTAAGGCATCGTCGACGGTCGCACGACCACTCGAAGTCACTGTCGAAAATGCAGCGTACACACGTTACTTCAGTCAAATCGTTGAACTCGGAACGGAAGCGAAAACGTATCAGTTTGACTTTACGCTCGGTCAAGACGATACAGCCGGACTGAAATTCCTGCTTGGGAAAGCAGCCGGTTCTCCGTTTGCCGCGCATGATGTGACGATTGATGATGTGAAACTGGAAGTGAAATAA